Proteins encoded together in one Salmo salar chromosome ssa08, Ssal_v3.1, whole genome shotgun sequence window:
- the LOC106610472 gene encoding E3 ubiquitin-protein ligase DTX4 isoform X1: protein MRNMRVEDGRIVSLGFEPISKTKPPTQRTATVLHASAVVVWEWLNEHGRWRPYSPAVSHHIEAVIRSDPRGGSVVLGQVDNRLSPYILDLQSMHQFRQDTGMIRPVRRSFYDPTSAPGQGWLWEWENDAGSWTQYDTEVGIAIQTARDRQQPWLDLAPLGFCYLVDLQGMTQINRQTQRQRRIQRRSDVAYPLVSGPVPRNGGGGSGPTGALLGVGVSGVNGGAVYPSGGLATMQSLAGQPCSCQQCMLVFGVKQSTVRSSTHKLGHRPSKPQSKPPSPKSATLGRGQLRSSPARSAYSKTLPHGLSISRNQSSPRRNAALFARSLSLLSAQTGTLSISNRPPPPSLPPPQPPSSNQGRRPSAPPPSPSATSQPVPTATLVTPATAVTSPPSPVPSPSPRPMAPQRAAACSAPLPQRSSLAGLSRPALQRIAMAQSRALIASGVPTVPVKNLSGNSPVHPALAGITGILMSAAGFPVCLTRPPKLVLHPPPVSKRDIKPVPGLGHCCRKTTKKQARKGKTTEEVVKQYLQKVRIAPEEDCTICMEALGGPSGYKGGDFIGRLAQCGHQYHLQCLVAMYNNGNKDGSLQCPTCKTIYGVKTGNQPPGKMEYHVIPHSLPGHPDCKTIRVIYNVLPGIQGPEHPNPGKPFTARGFPRHCYLPDSEKGRKVLRLLLTAWDRRLVFSVGTSSTTGESDTVIWNEVHHKTEFGSNLTGHGYPDPSHLDNVLDELKAQGITEEEEQ from the exons ATGAGAAACATGCGTGTGGAAGACGGACGGATAGTTAGTCTTGGTTTTGAACCCATTTCTAAAACCAAGCCTCCAACGCAACGAAC GGCCACCGTGCTCCATGCGTCCGCTGTGGTCGTGTGGGAATGGCTCAACGAACACGGGCGGTGGCGGCCCTACAGCCCGGCCGTCTCCCACCACATCGAGGCGGTGATACGAAGCGATCCCCGTGGTGGGAGCGTCGTGCTAGGCCAAGTCGACAACCGCCTCTCGCCCTACATCCTAGACCTGCAGTCGATGCACCAGTTCAGGCAGGACACAG GTATGATCCGGCCGGTGCGCCGTAGCTTCTACGACCCCACGTCGGCGCCGGGCCAGGGTTGGCTGTGGGAGTGGGAGAACGACGCGGGCTCCTGGACCCAGTACGACACGGAGGTCGGCATCGCCATCCAGACGGCCCGGGACCGCCAGCAGCCCTGGCTGGACCTGGCGCCGCTGGGCTTCTGCTACCTGGTGGACCTGCAGGGCATGACCCAGATCAACAGGCAGACCCAGAGACAACGCAGGATACAGCGGAGGTCCGACGTGGCCTACCCACTGGTGTCAGGACCGGTACCCAGGAACGGAGGTGGAGGATCGGGTCCGACAGGAGCGTTACTGGGTGTTGGGGTGTCGGGCGTCAACGGAGGCGCGGTGTACCCAAGCGGCGGGCTGGCGACCATGCAGTCCCTCGCCGGGCAGCCGTGCTCCTGCCAGCAGTGCATGCTGGTCTTTGGTGTGAAGCAGAGCACTGTGAGGTCATCGACGCACAAGTTGGGCCACCGGCCGAGTAAACCTCAGAGTAAACCACCCAGCCCCAAATCTGCCACCCTGGGGCGGGGCCAACTCAGGAGCTCCCCCGCTAGATCTGCCTACTCCAAAACCTTACCTCACGGACTCTCCATATCCCGGAACCAGTCCTCACCGCGACGGAATGCCGCCCTCTTCGcccgctccctctccctcctcagcgCCCAAACGGGcaccctctccatctccaaccgaccccctcctccctccctcccgccccctCAGCCGCCCTCCTCCAATCAGGGCCGCCGTCCGTCCGCGCCGCCCCCCTCTCCCTCCGCCACGAGTCAACCGGTGCCCACCGCCACGCTCGTCACCCCGGCGACCGCCGTGACGTCACCGCCCTCGCCCGTGCCGTCCCCGTCGCCGCGGCCCATGGCGCCCCAGCGCGCGGCGGCGTGCTCTGCCCCCCTGCCCCAGCGGTCCAGTCTGGCTGGGCTCAGCCGGCCCGCCCTACAACGCATCGCCATGGCCCAGTCCCGAGCCCTcatcgcctctgg CGTGCCCACTGTCCCAGTGAAGAACCTCAGTGGGAACAGCCCGGTCCACCCAGCGCTGGCCGGTATCACGGGGATCCTGATGAGCGCTGCGGGGTTCCCTGTGTGTCTCACCCGCCCCCCCAAACTGGTGCTGCACCCCCCACCCGTCAGCAAGAGGGACATCAAGCCCGTCCCCGGCCTGGGCCACTGCTGCCGCAAGACCACCAAGAAACAGGCCCGCAAAG gTAAGACAACAGAGGAGGTGGTGAAGCAGTATCTTCAGAAAGTCAGGATAGCACCAGAGGAG gaCTGTACCATCTGTATGGAGGCCCTCGGGGGGCCGTCAGGCTACAAGGGTGGTGACTTCATAGGTCGCCTGGCCCAGTGTGGGCACCAGTACCACCTCCAGTGTCTGGTGGCCATGTACAACAACGGCAACAAAGATGGCAGCCTGCAGTGCCCTACCTGCAAAACCATCTACGGCGTGAAGACGGGCAACCAGCCGCCCGGGAAGATGGAGTACCACGTCATCCCCCACTCGCTGCCCGGCCACCCCGACTGCAAGACCATCCGCGTCATCTACAACGTCCTGCCTGGCATCCAGGGCCCAGAGCACCCCAACCCAGGCAAGCCCTTTACAGCCAGAGGGTTCCCGCGCCACTGCTACCTCCCAGACAGCGAAAAGGGACGCAAG gTACTCAGACTCCTGCTGACCGCGTGGGACCGGCGCCTGGTCTTCTCGGTGGGCACGTCCAGTACCACAGGCGAGTCGGACACGGTCATCTGGAACGAGGTGCACCACAAGACAGAATTCGGCTCCAACCTCACGGGTCACGGCTACCCCGACCCTAGCCACCTAGACAACGTCCTGGATGAACTGAAAGCACAGGGCATCACCGAGGAAGAGGAGCAATga
- the LOC106610472 gene encoding E3 ubiquitin-protein ligase DTX4 isoform X2 yields the protein MATVLHASAVVVWEWLNEHGRWRPYSPAVSHHIEAVIRSDPRGGSVVLGQVDNRLSPYILDLQSMHQFRQDTGMIRPVRRSFYDPTSAPGQGWLWEWENDAGSWTQYDTEVGIAIQTARDRQQPWLDLAPLGFCYLVDLQGMTQINRQTQRQRRIQRRSDVAYPLVSGPVPRNGGGGSGPTGALLGVGVSGVNGGAVYPSGGLATMQSLAGQPCSCQQCMLVFGVKQSTVRSSTHKLGHRPSKPQSKPPSPKSATLGRGQLRSSPARSAYSKTLPHGLSISRNQSSPRRNAALFARSLSLLSAQTGTLSISNRPPPPSLPPPQPPSSNQGRRPSAPPPSPSATSQPVPTATLVTPATAVTSPPSPVPSPSPRPMAPQRAAACSAPLPQRSSLAGLSRPALQRIAMAQSRALIASGVPTVPVKNLSGNSPVHPALAGITGILMSAAGFPVCLTRPPKLVLHPPPVSKRDIKPVPGLGHCCRKTTKKQARKGKTTEEVVKQYLQKVRIAPEEDCTICMEALGGPSGYKGGDFIGRLAQCGHQYHLQCLVAMYNNGNKDGSLQCPTCKTIYGVKTGNQPPGKMEYHVIPHSLPGHPDCKTIRVIYNVLPGIQGPEHPNPGKPFTARGFPRHCYLPDSEKGRKVLRLLLTAWDRRLVFSVGTSSTTGESDTVIWNEVHHKTEFGSNLTGHGYPDPSHLDNVLDELKAQGITEEEEQ from the exons AT GGCCACCGTGCTCCATGCGTCCGCTGTGGTCGTGTGGGAATGGCTCAACGAACACGGGCGGTGGCGGCCCTACAGCCCGGCCGTCTCCCACCACATCGAGGCGGTGATACGAAGCGATCCCCGTGGTGGGAGCGTCGTGCTAGGCCAAGTCGACAACCGCCTCTCGCCCTACATCCTAGACCTGCAGTCGATGCACCAGTTCAGGCAGGACACAG GTATGATCCGGCCGGTGCGCCGTAGCTTCTACGACCCCACGTCGGCGCCGGGCCAGGGTTGGCTGTGGGAGTGGGAGAACGACGCGGGCTCCTGGACCCAGTACGACACGGAGGTCGGCATCGCCATCCAGACGGCCCGGGACCGCCAGCAGCCCTGGCTGGACCTGGCGCCGCTGGGCTTCTGCTACCTGGTGGACCTGCAGGGCATGACCCAGATCAACAGGCAGACCCAGAGACAACGCAGGATACAGCGGAGGTCCGACGTGGCCTACCCACTGGTGTCAGGACCGGTACCCAGGAACGGAGGTGGAGGATCGGGTCCGACAGGAGCGTTACTGGGTGTTGGGGTGTCGGGCGTCAACGGAGGCGCGGTGTACCCAAGCGGCGGGCTGGCGACCATGCAGTCCCTCGCCGGGCAGCCGTGCTCCTGCCAGCAGTGCATGCTGGTCTTTGGTGTGAAGCAGAGCACTGTGAGGTCATCGACGCACAAGTTGGGCCACCGGCCGAGTAAACCTCAGAGTAAACCACCCAGCCCCAAATCTGCCACCCTGGGGCGGGGCCAACTCAGGAGCTCCCCCGCTAGATCTGCCTACTCCAAAACCTTACCTCACGGACTCTCCATATCCCGGAACCAGTCCTCACCGCGACGGAATGCCGCCCTCTTCGcccgctccctctccctcctcagcgCCCAAACGGGcaccctctccatctccaaccgaccccctcctccctccctcccgccccctCAGCCGCCCTCCTCCAATCAGGGCCGCCGTCCGTCCGCGCCGCCCCCCTCTCCCTCCGCCACGAGTCAACCGGTGCCCACCGCCACGCTCGTCACCCCGGCGACCGCCGTGACGTCACCGCCCTCGCCCGTGCCGTCCCCGTCGCCGCGGCCCATGGCGCCCCAGCGCGCGGCGGCGTGCTCTGCCCCCCTGCCCCAGCGGTCCAGTCTGGCTGGGCTCAGCCGGCCCGCCCTACAACGCATCGCCATGGCCCAGTCCCGAGCCCTcatcgcctctgg CGTGCCCACTGTCCCAGTGAAGAACCTCAGTGGGAACAGCCCGGTCCACCCAGCGCTGGCCGGTATCACGGGGATCCTGATGAGCGCTGCGGGGTTCCCTGTGTGTCTCACCCGCCCCCCCAAACTGGTGCTGCACCCCCCACCCGTCAGCAAGAGGGACATCAAGCCCGTCCCCGGCCTGGGCCACTGCTGCCGCAAGACCACCAAGAAACAGGCCCGCAAAG gTAAGACAACAGAGGAGGTGGTGAAGCAGTATCTTCAGAAAGTCAGGATAGCACCAGAGGAG gaCTGTACCATCTGTATGGAGGCCCTCGGGGGGCCGTCAGGCTACAAGGGTGGTGACTTCATAGGTCGCCTGGCCCAGTGTGGGCACCAGTACCACCTCCAGTGTCTGGTGGCCATGTACAACAACGGCAACAAAGATGGCAGCCTGCAGTGCCCTACCTGCAAAACCATCTACGGCGTGAAGACGGGCAACCAGCCGCCCGGGAAGATGGAGTACCACGTCATCCCCCACTCGCTGCCCGGCCACCCCGACTGCAAGACCATCCGCGTCATCTACAACGTCCTGCCTGGCATCCAGGGCCCAGAGCACCCCAACCCAGGCAAGCCCTTTACAGCCAGAGGGTTCCCGCGCCACTGCTACCTCCCAGACAGCGAAAAGGGACGCAAG gTACTCAGACTCCTGCTGACCGCGTGGGACCGGCGCCTGGTCTTCTCGGTGGGCACGTCCAGTACCACAGGCGAGTCGGACACGGTCATCTGGAACGAGGTGCACCACAAGACAGAATTCGGCTCCAACCTCACGGGTCACGGCTACCCCGACCCTAGCCACCTAGACAACGTCCTGGATGAACTGAAAGCACAGGGCATCACCGAGGAAGAGGAGCAATga
- the LOC106610472 gene encoding E3 ubiquitin-protein ligase DTX4 isoform X3, with the protein MGKRPHHESGMIRPVRRSFYDPTSAPGQGWLWEWENDAGSWTQYDTEVGIAIQTARDRQQPWLDLAPLGFCYLVDLQGMTQINRQTQRQRRIQRRSDVAYPLVSGPVPRNGGGGSGPTGALLGVGVSGVNGGAVYPSGGLATMQSLAGQPCSCQQCMLVFGVKQSTVRSSTHKLGHRPSKPQSKPPSPKSATLGRGQLRSSPARSAYSKTLPHGLSISRNQSSPRRNAALFARSLSLLSAQTGTLSISNRPPPPSLPPPQPPSSNQGRRPSAPPPSPSATSQPVPTATLVTPATAVTSPPSPVPSPSPRPMAPQRAAACSAPLPQRSSLAGLSRPALQRIAMAQSRALIASGVPTVPVKNLSGNSPVHPALAGITGILMSAAGFPVCLTRPPKLVLHPPPVSKRDIKPVPGLGHCCRKTTKKQARKGKTTEEVVKQYLQKVRIAPEEDCTICMEALGGPSGYKGGDFIGRLAQCGHQYHLQCLVAMYNNGNKDGSLQCPTCKTIYGVKTGNQPPGKMEYHVIPHSLPGHPDCKTIRVIYNVLPGIQGPEHPNPGKPFTARGFPRHCYLPDSEKGRKVLRLLLTAWDRRLVFSVGTSSTTGESDTVIWNEVHHKTEFGSNLTGHGYPDPSHLDNVLDELKAQGITEEEEQ; encoded by the exons ATGGGAAAGCGACCTCATCATGAATCAG GTATGATCCGGCCGGTGCGCCGTAGCTTCTACGACCCCACGTCGGCGCCGGGCCAGGGTTGGCTGTGGGAGTGGGAGAACGACGCGGGCTCCTGGACCCAGTACGACACGGAGGTCGGCATCGCCATCCAGACGGCCCGGGACCGCCAGCAGCCCTGGCTGGACCTGGCGCCGCTGGGCTTCTGCTACCTGGTGGACCTGCAGGGCATGACCCAGATCAACAGGCAGACCCAGAGACAACGCAGGATACAGCGGAGGTCCGACGTGGCCTACCCACTGGTGTCAGGACCGGTACCCAGGAACGGAGGTGGAGGATCGGGTCCGACAGGAGCGTTACTGGGTGTTGGGGTGTCGGGCGTCAACGGAGGCGCGGTGTACCCAAGCGGCGGGCTGGCGACCATGCAGTCCCTCGCCGGGCAGCCGTGCTCCTGCCAGCAGTGCATGCTGGTCTTTGGTGTGAAGCAGAGCACTGTGAGGTCATCGACGCACAAGTTGGGCCACCGGCCGAGTAAACCTCAGAGTAAACCACCCAGCCCCAAATCTGCCACCCTGGGGCGGGGCCAACTCAGGAGCTCCCCCGCTAGATCTGCCTACTCCAAAACCTTACCTCACGGACTCTCCATATCCCGGAACCAGTCCTCACCGCGACGGAATGCCGCCCTCTTCGcccgctccctctccctcctcagcgCCCAAACGGGcaccctctccatctccaaccgaccccctcctccctccctcccgccccctCAGCCGCCCTCCTCCAATCAGGGCCGCCGTCCGTCCGCGCCGCCCCCCTCTCCCTCCGCCACGAGTCAACCGGTGCCCACCGCCACGCTCGTCACCCCGGCGACCGCCGTGACGTCACCGCCCTCGCCCGTGCCGTCCCCGTCGCCGCGGCCCATGGCGCCCCAGCGCGCGGCGGCGTGCTCTGCCCCCCTGCCCCAGCGGTCCAGTCTGGCTGGGCTCAGCCGGCCCGCCCTACAACGCATCGCCATGGCCCAGTCCCGAGCCCTcatcgcctctgg CGTGCCCACTGTCCCAGTGAAGAACCTCAGTGGGAACAGCCCGGTCCACCCAGCGCTGGCCGGTATCACGGGGATCCTGATGAGCGCTGCGGGGTTCCCTGTGTGTCTCACCCGCCCCCCCAAACTGGTGCTGCACCCCCCACCCGTCAGCAAGAGGGACATCAAGCCCGTCCCCGGCCTGGGCCACTGCTGCCGCAAGACCACCAAGAAACAGGCCCGCAAAG gTAAGACAACAGAGGAGGTGGTGAAGCAGTATCTTCAGAAAGTCAGGATAGCACCAGAGGAG gaCTGTACCATCTGTATGGAGGCCCTCGGGGGGCCGTCAGGCTACAAGGGTGGTGACTTCATAGGTCGCCTGGCCCAGTGTGGGCACCAGTACCACCTCCAGTGTCTGGTGGCCATGTACAACAACGGCAACAAAGATGGCAGCCTGCAGTGCCCTACCTGCAAAACCATCTACGGCGTGAAGACGGGCAACCAGCCGCCCGGGAAGATGGAGTACCACGTCATCCCCCACTCGCTGCCCGGCCACCCCGACTGCAAGACCATCCGCGTCATCTACAACGTCCTGCCTGGCATCCAGGGCCCAGAGCACCCCAACCCAGGCAAGCCCTTTACAGCCAGAGGGTTCCCGCGCCACTGCTACCTCCCAGACAGCGAAAAGGGACGCAAG gTACTCAGACTCCTGCTGACCGCGTGGGACCGGCGCCTGGTCTTCTCGGTGGGCACGTCCAGTACCACAGGCGAGTCGGACACGGTCATCTGGAACGAGGTGCACCACAAGACAGAATTCGGCTCCAACCTCACGGGTCACGGCTACCCCGACCCTAGCCACCTAGACAACGTCCTGGATGAACTGAAAGCACAGGGCATCACCGAGGAAGAGGAGCAATga